Proteins encoded by one window of Mesorhizobium sp. INR15:
- the mce gene encoding methylmalonyl-CoA epimerase has protein sequence MLGRLNHVALAVPDLAAAIAAYSNTLGAEVTAPQPLPEQGVTVVFINVGNTKIELLEPLGEGSPIAAFLEKNPSGGMHHLCYEVDDILAARDSLKASGARVLGDGNPKIGAHGKLVLFLHPKDFFGTLIELEQS, from the coding sequence ATGCTCGGACGCCTGAACCATGTTGCGCTTGCCGTGCCGGACCTGGCTGCGGCCATTGCTGCCTACAGCAATACGCTTGGCGCCGAGGTGACCGCGCCGCAGCCGCTGCCCGAACAAGGTGTGACTGTTGTCTTCATCAACGTCGGCAACACCAAGATCGAGTTGCTGGAGCCGCTGGGCGAGGGCTCGCCGATCGCCGCCTTCCTTGAGAAGAATCCCTCCGGCGGCATGCATCATCTTTGCTACGAGGTCGACGATATCCTGGCGGCGCGGGACAGTTTGAAGGCCAGCGGCGCGCGCGTGCTGGGCGACGGCAATCCGAAGATCGGGGCGCATGGCAAGCTGGTGCTGTTTCTGCATCCCAAGGATTTCTTCGGCACGCTGATTGAACTGGAGCAGTCATGA
- a CDS encoding DUF1467 family protein, protein MSWVSFTALFFATWWVVLFAVLPFSVKTQDDDHDVTLGTVPSAPRGPHMLRAVLRTTIVTAVLMGIFYGLTHQLGLSLNDIPHIVPEFGQPPTK, encoded by the coding sequence ATGAGCTGGGTATCGTTCACCGCGCTTTTCTTCGCCACCTGGTGGGTGGTGCTGTTTGCGGTGTTGCCGTTCAGCGTCAAGACGCAGGACGACGATCATGACGTGACGCTTGGCACCGTTCCGAGCGCGCCGCGCGGCCCGCATATGCTGCGTGCGGTGCTGCGCACAACGATCGTCACGGCCGTACTCATGGGCATTTTCTACGGCTTGACGCACCAGCTTGGTCTCAGCCTGAATGACATCCCGCATATCGTGCCGGAATTCGGTCAGCCGCCGACGAAATAG
- the proS gene encoding proline--tRNA ligase codes for MRLSRYFLPILKENPREAEIVSHRLMLRAGMIRQQGQGSFSWLPLGKRVLDKVCQIIREEQDRAGALEILMPTIQSAELWRESGRYDDYGKEMLRIKDRQDRDMLYGPTNEEVVTEIIRAYVKSYKDLPLNLYHIQWKFRDEVRPRFGVMRSREFLMKDAYSFDLNFEGARAAYNRMFVSYLRTFTRMGLKAIPMRADTGPIGGDLSHEFIILAETGESQVYCHRDYLSLDVPGEKTDFANDTEIGGIVKQWTTPYAATDEMHDEAAWDKIGDADRVSARGIEVGHIFHFGDKYSKPMGAKVTGPDGKDHFVSGGSYGIGPTRLIAAIIEASHDDNGIIWPESVAPFDIGLINMKVGDADCDRVCEELNAAFVAAGKDVLYDDTDQRPGGKFATADLIGLPWQVIVGPRGVAAGEIEIKNRKTGERETLPIAEAKKRFGAAA; via the coding sequence ATGCGTTTGTCGCGCTACTTCCTGCCCATCCTCAAAGAAAATCCCCGCGAAGCCGAAATCGTCTCGCACCGGTTGATGCTGCGTGCCGGCATGATCCGCCAGCAGGGGCAGGGCAGCTTTTCCTGGCTGCCATTGGGCAAGCGGGTTCTGGACAAGGTTTGCCAGATCATTCGCGAGGAGCAGGACCGCGCCGGCGCGCTTGAAATCCTGATGCCGACCATACAGTCCGCCGAGCTGTGGCGCGAAAGCGGGCGCTATGACGACTACGGCAAGGAGATGCTGCGCATCAAGGACCGGCAGGATCGCGACATGCTCTACGGGCCGACCAATGAGGAAGTGGTCACCGAGATCATCCGTGCCTATGTGAAATCCTACAAGGATCTGCCGCTCAACCTTTACCACATCCAGTGGAAGTTCCGCGACGAGGTGCGGCCGCGTTTCGGTGTCATGCGCAGCCGAGAATTCCTGATGAAGGACGCCTATTCCTTCGACCTCAATTTTGAAGGCGCCAGGGCGGCGTACAACCGCATGTTCGTCTCTTATCTCAGGACGTTTACGCGCATGGGGCTGAAGGCGATCCCGATGCGGGCCGATACCGGCCCCATCGGCGGCGACCTCAGCCACGAGTTCATCATCCTGGCGGAAACCGGCGAGAGCCAGGTCTATTGCCATCGCGACTATCTTTCGCTGGATGTGCCGGGAGAGAAGACCGATTTCGCCAACGACACCGAGATCGGCGGCATCGTCAAGCAGTGGACGACGCCCTACGCCGCGACCGACGAGATGCATGACGAAGCGGCCTGGGACAAGATCGGCGACGCTGATCGGGTTTCGGCGCGCGGCATCGAGGTCGGCCACATCTTCCACTTCGGTGACAAGTATTCCAAGCCGATGGGCGCCAAGGTGACCGGGCCGGACGGCAAGGATCATTTCGTCTCGGGCGGCTCCTACGGGATTGGACCGACGCGGCTGATCGCGGCGATCATCGAGGCCAGCCACGACGACAACGGTATCATCTGGCCGGAATCGGTTGCGCCCTTCGACATTGGCCTGATCAACATGAAGGTGGGCGACGCCGATTGCGACCGCGTCTGCGAAGAGCTGAATGCGGCGTTTGTCGCCGCCGGCAAGGATGTGCTTTACGACGACACAGACCAGCGGCCGGGCGGCAAGTTCGCCACCGCCGACCTGATCGGCCTGCCGTGGCAAGTGATCGTGGGGCCGCGCGGCGTTGCCGCCGGCGAGATCGAGATCAAGAACCGCAAGACCGGTGAGCGTGAGACGCTGCCGATCGCGGAGGCGAAGAAGCGCTTCGGTGCCGCTGCATGA
- a CDS encoding lipoprotein-releasing ABC transporter permease subunit gives MSQAAAPSAATARPSGAGPFSVFERMVAWRYLRSRRKETVISVIASISFLGIMLGVATLIVVMAVMNGFRAELLTRILGVNGHLIVQPLDSPLEDYAQVAARINGVPGVKYAIPLIDGQVLAQGNVGGGTGALVRGIRGEDLSKIAIVADNIKQGTLDGFDTGESVAIGKRMAENLGLTLGDTISLISPDGDVTPLGTTPRLKGYKVAAIFEVGMSEYDSSIVYMPFSEAQLYFNMDGRAQTIEIYVDNPDDVDALKTQVETAAQRPIDMVDWRQRNQTFFSALQVERNVMFMILTLIVLVAALNIISGLIMLVKDKGHDIAILRTMGASRGAILRIFLMTGAAIGVVGTLAGVLLGVVICLNIERIREFFSWVSGTVLFNPELYFLSQLPARMDVSETISVVMMALVLSFLATLFPAWRAARLDPVEALRYE, from the coding sequence ATGAGCCAGGCGGCGGCACCATCAGCGGCGACTGCAAGACCCTCGGGCGCCGGTCCATTTTCCGTCTTCGAGCGCATGGTGGCCTGGCGCTACCTGCGCTCACGGCGCAAGGAAACGGTGATCTCGGTCATTGCCTCGATCTCGTTCCTCGGCATCATGCTGGGTGTCGCAACGCTGATCGTCGTCATGGCGGTGATGAACGGATTTCGCGCCGAACTCTTGACCCGCATCCTCGGCGTCAACGGCCATCTGATCGTGCAGCCGCTGGATTCGCCGCTTGAGGATTACGCGCAGGTTGCCGCCCGCATCAACGGTGTGCCCGGCGTCAAATACGCCATTCCGCTGATCGACGGCCAGGTGCTGGCACAAGGCAATGTCGGTGGCGGCACCGGGGCGCTGGTGCGGGGCATACGCGGCGAGGATCTTAGCAAGATCGCCATCGTTGCCGACAACATCAAGCAAGGCACGCTCGACGGCTTTGACACCGGCGAGAGCGTCGCTATCGGCAAGCGCATGGCCGAGAACCTTGGCCTGACACTCGGCGACACCATCAGCCTCATCTCGCCGGATGGCGATGTGACGCCGCTGGGCACCACGCCCCGCCTGAAGGGCTACAAGGTCGCGGCGATCTTCGAAGTCGGCATGTCCGAATATGACAGTTCCATCGTCTACATGCCGTTTTCCGAAGCCCAACTCTATTTCAACATGGATGGGCGGGCGCAGACGATCGAAATCTATGTCGACAATCCTGATGATGTCGACGCGCTGAAAACGCAGGTCGAAACGGCGGCGCAGCGGCCAATCGATATGGTCGATTGGCGCCAGCGCAACCAGACCTTCTTCTCGGCACTGCAGGTCGAGCGCAATGTGATGTTCATGATCCTGACGCTGATCGTGCTGGTGGCGGCGCTCAACATCATCTCGGGCCTCATCATGCTGGTGAAGGACAAGGGGCATGACATCGCCATCCTGCGCACCATGGGTGCGTCGCGAGGGGCGATCCTGCGCATCTTCCTGATGACAGGTGCCGCCATCGGTGTTGTCGGCACATTGGCCGGCGTGCTGCTCGGCGTTGTGATCTGCCTCAACATCGAGCGCATCCGCGAGTTCTTCTCGTGGGTTTCAGGTACGGTGCTGTTCAATCCCGAGCTCTATTTCCTCAGCCAGTTGCCGGCCCGCATGGATGTCAGCGAGACGATTTCCGTGGTCATGATGGCGCTGGTGCTGTCGTTCCTGGCGACGCTGTTTCCAGCGTGGCGGGCCGCACGTCTCGATCCTGTTGAAGCGCTGAGGTACGAATGA
- a CDS encoding ABC transporter ATP-binding protein has product MMAEAIIELKSVERHYVQGPRKLTILNGADFSLKRGEMVALVAPSGTGKSTLLHTAGLLERPDAGDVILAGRACGRLSDDERTAIRRNDVGFVYQFHHLLPEFSALENIMMPQLIKGLSRKDAAERAAQLLDYMQIGKRASHRPSELSGGEQQRVAIARAVANAPLVLLADEPTGNLDPVTASYVFEALGALVKQSGLAALIATHNHELASRMDRRVTLADGKVVPL; this is encoded by the coding sequence ATGATGGCCGAGGCCATTATCGAGCTGAAGAGCGTTGAGCGGCACTATGTCCAGGGCCCGCGCAAGCTCACCATTCTCAACGGCGCCGATTTCTCGCTGAAGCGCGGCGAGATGGTGGCGCTTGTGGCGCCGTCGGGCACCGGCAAGTCGACGCTGCTGCACACCGCCGGACTGCTGGAGCGCCCGGACGCTGGTGATGTAATCCTGGCAGGTCGTGCCTGCGGCCGGCTTTCCGATGATGAGCGCACGGCGATCCGCCGCAACGATGTCGGCTTCGTCTACCAGTTCCATCATCTGCTGCCGGAATTCTCGGCGCTCGAAAACATCATGATGCCGCAGCTCATCAAGGGGCTGTCGCGCAAGGATGCCGCCGAGCGGGCAGCGCAACTGCTCGACTACATGCAGATCGGCAAGCGGGCGTCGCACCGTCCGTCGGAACTCTCCGGCGGTGAGCAGCAACGTGTCGCGATCGCGCGCGCCGTCGCCAACGCACCGCTGGTGCTGCTGGCCGACGAGCCGACCGGAAACCTCGATCCGGTCACCGCTTCCTATGTGTTCGAAGCGCTGGGCGCGCTGGTCAAGCAGTCGGGGCTTGCGGCGCTGATCGCCACTCACAATCACGAACTGGCGTCGCGCATGGATCGTCGCGTTACGCTCGCCGACGGCAAGGTCGTACCTCTTTAG
- a CDS encoding site-2 protease family protein translates to MSPIVTVILVASNLGLIFLLMTAPLGLRMVRLSRVVVMDRQRLWQALWPLGSDAGWSGEILSAEALDGDGMARVVLSWEGRDGQPIERISRFEGVVEGSRFSMRVIEDTALDASFWKDYRETTELVSEGRGTRVTLSQTDRYRGIAFLVFRYFAMRRELGKLQHWARTGQYRKGGWFEHPLSQVGFAALSALILWPFFGLHLGGLALAAILTSVVALHELGHMAAFRLMGHRKARMIFIPLLGGIAIGGRPYDSRFEVAFVALMGAGFSAFLVPMAIAASTFAGGEGHKAAAALLATLAGFLALFNIGNLVPVWKFDGGQVLRQICPGPIVLALASFFLLSVFLGLGWQAGFSSGFLLAAGAVFSILSLLTMRSGVKPRHELKPIRTVDRFVIAGALLAVFAIHGYGVLWASAQLI, encoded by the coding sequence GTGTCGCCCATCGTCACGGTCATCCTCGTGGCCTCCAATCTCGGGCTGATTTTCCTGCTGATGACCGCGCCGCTCGGGTTGCGCATGGTCAGGCTCAGCCGCGTGGTTGTGATGGACCGTCAACGCCTGTGGCAGGCGCTGTGGCCGCTTGGAAGCGACGCCGGCTGGTCCGGTGAGATTCTGTCCGCCGAAGCGCTGGATGGGGACGGCATGGCCCGCGTCGTGCTGTCCTGGGAAGGCCGCGACGGTCAGCCGATCGAGCGCATCTCTCGCTTTGAAGGGGTTGTCGAGGGCAGTCGGTTCTCGATGCGCGTCATTGAGGATACAGCGCTCGATGCCTCGTTCTGGAAGGACTATCGCGAAACCACTGAACTCGTGTCCGAGGGCCGTGGCACGCGGGTGACGCTGAGCCAGACGGATCGTTATCGCGGGATTGCCTTCCTGGTGTTCCGCTATTTCGCCATGCGCCGTGAACTCGGCAAGCTGCAGCACTGGGCGAGAACCGGGCAGTATCGCAAGGGCGGCTGGTTTGAGCATCCGCTCAGCCAGGTTGGTTTCGCCGCACTTTCGGCGCTGATTCTGTGGCCCTTCTTCGGCCTGCATCTAGGCGGGCTGGCGCTGGCCGCGATCCTGACCTCGGTAGTGGCCTTGCATGAGCTCGGCCACATGGCGGCATTTCGCCTGATGGGACACCGCAAGGCGCGGATGATCTTCATTCCGCTGCTCGGTGGCATCGCGATTGGCGGGCGGCCTTATGACAGCCGATTCGAAGTGGCTTTCGTGGCGCTGATGGGCGCCGGCTTTTCCGCCTTCCTGGTGCCGATGGCGATCGCCGCCAGTACGTTTGCCGGCGGGGAGGGCCATAAGGCCGCCGCAGCTCTGCTGGCGACGCTGGCTGGCTTTCTCGCTCTGTTCAACATCGGCAACCTGGTGCCGGTGTGGAAATTCGACGGCGGCCAGGTGCTGCGCCAGATTTGCCCGGGCCCTATCGTGCTGGCCCTGGCGTCATTCTTCCTGTTGTCCGTATTCCTAGGGCTCGGCTGGCAGGCCGGCTTTTCCTCCGGCTTTCTGCTAGCAGCCGGGGCGGTCTTTTCAATTCTCAGTTTGTTGACAATGAGGAGCGGCGTGAAACCGCGCCATGAGTTGAAGCCGATCCGCACTGTCGACCGTTTTGTCATCGCCGGAGCGCTGCTGGCCGTATTCGCCATTCATGGCTATGGCGTCCTGTGGGCATCCGCGCAATTGATCTGA
- the lipB gene encoding lipoyl(octanoyl) transferase LipB has protein sequence MTERSQIATSFLPLPGSAPVEWRVEPGLTAYPDALAVMEARAEAIRSGAAGEMVWLVEHPPLYTAGTSARIEDLIDPERFPVFAAGRGGEYTYHGPGQRVAYVMLDLKRRREDVRAFVAALEQWIIGTLAAFNVRGERREDRVGVWVVRPDRPPLPDGSAAEDKIAAIGIRLRRWVSFHGIAINVEPDLGHFSGIVPCGVQDHGVTSLVDLGLPVTMADLDGALKSAFEDVFGAVAASQVEAVRKAG, from the coding sequence ATGACAGAACGCAGCCAGATTGCCACGTCGTTCCTGCCCCTGCCCGGCTCAGCGCCGGTTGAGTGGCGGGTAGAGCCTGGTCTCACTGCCTATCCCGACGCCCTTGCGGTGATGGAGGCGCGTGCCGAAGCGATCCGAAGTGGTGCTGCTGGCGAGATGGTCTGGCTGGTTGAGCACCCGCCCCTCTACACGGCCGGCACCAGCGCCCGCATCGAGGACCTGATCGACCCGGAGCGGTTTCCGGTTTTCGCGGCCGGACGTGGCGGCGAATATACCTATCATGGGCCGGGTCAGCGGGTCGCCTATGTCATGCTCGACCTGAAGCGTCGGCGGGAGGACGTGCGGGCCTTCGTCGCCGCGCTCGAACAGTGGATCATCGGCACGCTCGCCGCCTTCAACGTGCGCGGCGAACGGCGTGAGGATCGCGTCGGTGTCTGGGTGGTGCGGCCGGATCGCCCACCACTACCAGACGGCTCGGCCGCCGAAGACAAGATAGCCGCGATTGGCATCAGGCTGCGGCGCTGGGTGAGCTTTCACGGAATCGCCATCAATGTCGAGCCGGACCTCGGCCATTTCAGCGGCATCGTGCCCTGTGGCGTGCAGGATCACGGCGTCACCAGCCTCGTCGATCTCGGCCTGCCGGTGACGATGGCCGATCTCGACGGAGCGCTGAAATCGGCCTTCGAGGATGTGTTCGGCGCTGTCGCCGCTTCCCAAGTCGAGGCAGTCCGCAAGGCGGGTTGA
- a CDS encoding ATP-binding protein has protein sequence MRALIRDSLLQSVRGQLAAIILIAVIVIMSAGSAIESFTKSIDLPVMDDSGKRAGVIAALLRETPAEARDIILAAAARSGLDFKLLPKSQIDSIPTSYAPWRNIEWFFRLGNEPVAGRWLTIGGQYAFVLDLDRQSVLAHFGIPETLLTTDFVRALFYRFTAFIALPALIWLFAVWAVTEPLKRISAAVGSAEIENGDEFFIERGSVEMVGLARALNRMRTRIRTMIENRTRMLRSVSHDLRTPLTRLRLRAERMDDSPTRTAILSDVQHIEDLIDETLTYLRNDVSTEKLQRADIASVLQTVCAEFSDVGFSVSYSGPDRLPGWCKPNALARAVTNLCDNGVKFAGNVTVALTPTDTVARIAVSDDGPGIPTTVRARVFEPFFKQDMARGVTSKHGFGLGLSIVADIIQGHGGKIELGDNHPTGLVVTVDLPNGPISQPS, from the coding sequence ATGAGAGCCCTCATCCGCGACAGCTTGCTCCAGTCGGTGCGTGGGCAACTCGCGGCAATCATTCTCATCGCGGTGATTGTGATCATGTCGGCTGGATCGGCTATCGAGAGCTTTACAAAGAGCATCGACCTGCCGGTGATGGACGACAGCGGCAAACGAGCCGGCGTGATTGCCGCCTTGCTGCGCGAAACACCGGCGGAGGCTCGTGACATTATCCTGGCCGCTGCCGCTCGTTCGGGCCTGGATTTCAAGTTACTGCCGAAAAGCCAGATCGACAGCATTCCGACCTCCTACGCACCGTGGCGTAATATTGAATGGTTCTTCCGGCTGGGGAATGAACCGGTCGCCGGACGATGGCTTACGATCGGCGGTCAATACGCGTTTGTGCTTGACCTCGACCGGCAGTCCGTCCTGGCGCATTTCGGAATTCCCGAAACTTTGCTGACAACAGATTTCGTCCGTGCCCTGTTCTATAGATTCACGGCCTTCATCGCGTTGCCCGCCCTGATCTGGCTTTTCGCCGTCTGGGCCGTGACGGAGCCGCTGAAACGCATCTCGGCGGCTGTCGGCTCGGCGGAGATCGAGAATGGCGACGAGTTCTTCATCGAACGCGGCTCTGTCGAGATGGTTGGCCTGGCGCGCGCCTTGAACCGGATGAGAACGCGCATCAGGACGATGATCGAGAACCGCACGCGCATGCTGCGCAGTGTCAGCCACGATCTGCGCACGCCTTTGACCCGGCTGCGGCTCCGCGCCGAGCGCATGGACGACAGCCCGACCCGAACAGCGATATTGTCCGACGTGCAGCATATCGAAGACTTGATCGACGAGACCTTGACCTATCTGCGCAACGATGTGTCGACGGAGAAGCTGCAGCGTGCCGATATTGCCAGCGTGTTGCAGACCGTGTGCGCCGAATTCTCGGATGTCGGATTTTCGGTTTCATACTCGGGGCCGGACCGCCTTCCAGGCTGGTGCAAACCCAATGCGCTGGCGCGCGCGGTCACCAATCTCTGTGACAACGGGGTCAAATTCGCCGGCAATGTCACCGTCGCGTTGACGCCGACCGATACCGTGGCACGCATCGCGGTCAGCGATGACGGGCCGGGCATTCCGACAACGGTGCGCGCCCGTGTCTTCGAACCGTTCTTCAAGCAAGACATGGCTCGCGGCGTGACATCGAAGCATGGCTTCGGCCTTGGTCTCTCGATCGTTGCCGACATCATCCAGGGCCATGGCGGCAAGATCGAATTGGGCGACAACCACCCGACCGGGCTCGTCGTTACCGTCGACCTGCCAAATGGCCCGATTTCCCAACCGTCATAG
- a CDS encoding response regulator transcription factor, giving the protein MQVMASSGTARQRHTRDLSAEPRSARQGWHILIVEDDLEIARMLGETLTENGMTVEIAESGVRMNAALRCQKFDLIVLDVMLPGENGFNICRRLRAQTNIPILMLTALGEEIDRIFGLEIGADDYVTKPFSARELTARIRALLRRTSYAPDERDRSKVLCFNGWRLDPIRRQLHDPTHARVSTTTHEFDLLLAFCRNAGRVLSREELLGVTHAGLAGPIERSVDVHVSRIRQKIEKDARDPVLLRTVRLGGYIFTATVEEA; this is encoded by the coding sequence ATGCAAGTTATGGCAAGCTCCGGTACCGCGCGGCAAAGGCACACGAGAGACTTGAGCGCCGAGCCCAGATCGGCAAGGCAAGGTTGGCATATCCTCATTGTCGAGGACGATCTCGAGATCGCGCGCATGCTGGGCGAGACGCTCACCGAAAACGGCATGACCGTGGAGATAGCAGAGAGCGGCGTCCGCATGAATGCCGCGCTTCGCTGCCAGAAATTCGATCTCATCGTACTCGACGTCATGTTGCCCGGTGAGAACGGGTTCAACATCTGCCGCCGCCTCCGTGCCCAGACCAACATCCCGATCCTGATGCTGACCGCGCTTGGCGAAGAAATCGACAGGATTTTCGGGCTGGAGATCGGCGCCGATGACTACGTCACGAAACCGTTCAGCGCCCGCGAACTGACGGCCAGGATACGGGCATTGCTGCGCCGGACCTCCTATGCCCCTGACGAACGGGACCGCTCCAAGGTGCTTTGCTTCAATGGCTGGCGCCTCGACCCGATACGCCGGCAACTGCATGACCCGACCCATGCGCGTGTTTCGACCACGACCCATGAATTCGACCTGTTGCTGGCGTTCTGCCGCAATGCGGGCCGGGTGCTTTCGCGTGAGGAACTTCTTGGCGTAACGCATGCCGGGCTTGCCGGCCCGATCGAACGAAGCGTCGATGTCCATGTCAGCCGGATCCGCCAGAAGATTGAAAAGGATGCGCGTGATCCGGTGCTTCTGAGGACGGTTCGGCTGGGCGGCTATATCTTTACCGCGACGGTGGAGGAGGCATGA
- a CDS encoding MipA/OmpV family protein, with protein sequence MFKTNSEMIAGRTSLAAMALVFLTHPEIARAADAIAVNADDFSAPPDPSRFGRIERKLSDWHVVLGGGAIIAPKYEGSDEFKIIPVPFISATFLDTVTIDPTGATIPVYQQGAFEFSARLGYEMGRKEDDSDRLRGLGDVGMGGTAGAKALVKFGAAEIYAQMDKTIGGSEGLLGTVGIELTQPLSESLTIGAGASAVFADEKHMQAYFGVSSEQSARSGLARYDAGAGFKRADFSISATYMLNGNWMVRGQAGVGVLTGDAADSPIVVDKIQPSGMLLVGYRF encoded by the coding sequence ATGTTCAAGACAAATTCCGAAATGATTGCCGGTCGGACATCTCTCGCCGCGATGGCACTCGTGTTTCTGACGCATCCGGAGATCGCGCGGGCAGCCGACGCGATTGCCGTGAACGCCGACGACTTCAGCGCGCCGCCCGATCCGTCCCGTTTCGGCCGCATCGAACGGAAACTGTCCGACTGGCATGTCGTGCTCGGCGGCGGCGCCATCATCGCCCCCAAATATGAGGGCAGTGACGAATTCAAGATCATTCCCGTGCCTTTCATCTCGGCCACGTTTCTCGACACGGTGACGATCGATCCGACAGGCGCCACCATCCCTGTCTATCAGCAAGGCGCGTTCGAATTCAGCGCGCGGCTTGGCTATGAAATGGGCCGCAAGGAAGACGATTCCGATCGGCTGCGCGGCCTGGGGGATGTCGGCATGGGCGGGACCGCCGGCGCCAAGGCCTTGGTGAAGTTCGGCGCGGCCGAAATCTACGCGCAAATGGACAAGACCATAGGCGGCAGCGAGGGCCTGCTTGGCACGGTCGGCATCGAGCTGACGCAGCCCTTGTCCGAATCGCTGACAATCGGCGCCGGCGCATCCGCCGTGTTCGCCGACGAAAAGCACATGCAGGCCTATTTTGGCGTCAGTTCGGAACAATCGGCCCGTTCGGGGTTGGCGCGCTATGATGCCGGCGCCGGGTTTAAGCGCGCGGATTTCTCTATTTCCGCCACATATATGCTCAACGGGAACTGGATGGTGCGTGGCCAGGCGGGGGTCGGTGTTCTCACGGGTGACGCGGCTGACAGCCCGATCGTCGTCGACAAGATCCAGCCCTCGGGGATGCTTCTCGTCGGATATCGGTTCTGA
- the mgtE gene encoding magnesium transporter, which yields MEGQDERTAGAKAADDIHADIYGEDGAVLASFLAQIGAAIADRDTLTLKREVDDLHQSELGDLLEALHPEQRRALVELLGADFDFSSLTEVDEAIRMEIVDNLPNAQIAQAVQELDSDDAVYILEDLDEEDQDEILSQLPFTERIRLRRSLDYPEETAGRRMQTEFVAVPPFWTIGQTIDYMREDKNLPERFSQIFVIDPTFKLLGAIDLDQILRAKRAVKVEEVMHETRHAIPATMDQEEAARDFEQYDLLSAAVVDENERLVGVLTIDDVVDVIQQEAEEDLMRMGGVGDEELSDSILSTSRSRVPWLLINLLTAFLAASVISLFDRTIEHIVALAVLMPIVAGMGGNAGSQTMTVTVRALATKDIDIYNASRIIRREMGVGFINGIIFAVLIGIVAAAWFRDPNLGGIIAAAMIINMFVAALAGILIPLLLDRFKIDPAVASAVFVTTVTDVVGFFAFLGLATWWFAVP from the coding sequence GTGGAAGGTCAGGACGAACGGACGGCCGGCGCCAAGGCCGCTGACGATATCCACGCCGATATCTATGGCGAGGATGGCGCTGTCCTTGCGTCGTTTCTGGCCCAGATCGGTGCGGCGATCGCCGATCGCGATACGCTGACGCTGAAGCGCGAAGTCGACGATCTGCACCAGTCGGAACTGGGCGATCTGCTCGAAGCGCTTCACCCCGAACAGCGCCGTGCGCTGGTCGAACTCCTGGGCGCCGACTTCGATTTCTCTTCGCTGACCGAGGTCGACGAAGCGATCCGCATGGAGATCGTCGACAACCTGCCCAATGCGCAGATTGCGCAGGCGGTGCAGGAACTTGATTCCGACGACGCCGTCTACATCCTCGAGGATCTCGACGAGGAGGATCAGGACGAGATCCTGTCGCAACTGCCGTTCACCGAGCGGATCCGGCTGCGCCGGTCCCTGGATTATCCGGAAGAGACGGCCGGGCGCCGCATGCAGACGGAGTTCGTGGCGGTGCCGCCGTTCTGGACCATCGGCCAGACCATCGACTACATGCGCGAGGACAAGAACCTTCCTGAGCGCTTCAGCCAGATCTTCGTCATCGATCCGACCTTCAAGCTGCTTGGCGCCATCGATCTTGATCAGATCCTGCGCGCCAAGCGCGCGGTCAAGGTCGAGGAGGTCATGCACGAGACGCGGCATGCCATTCCGGCCACCATGGACCAGGAAGAGGCGGCGCGCGATTTCGAGCAATACGATCTGCTCTCGGCCGCCGTCGTCGACGAGAACGAGCGGCTGGTCGGCGTGCTGACCATCGACGACGTGGTCGACGTCATCCAGCAGGAAGCCGAGGAAGATCTGATGCGCATGGGCGGTGTCGGTGACGAAGAGCTCTCCGACAGCATCCTTTCCACCTCGCGCTCGCGCGTGCCATGGCTGCTGATCAATCTTCTGACGGCCTTCCTGGCCGCATCGGTGATCAGCCTGTTCGACCGCACGATCGAGCATATCGTGGCGCTGGCGGTGCTGATGCCGATCGTGGCCGGCATGGGCGGCAACGCGGGCTCGCAGACCATGACCGTCACGGTGCGGGCGTTGGCGACCAAGGATATCGACATCTACAATGCCAGCCGCATCATTCGCCGCGAAATGGGGGTGGGCTTCATCAACGGCATCATCTTCGCCGTCCTGATCGGCATCGTCGCGGCGGCCTGGTTCCGCGACCCCAATCTGGGCGGCATCATTGCCGCGGCGATGATCATCAACATGTTCGTGGCGGCCCTGGCCGGCATCCTGATCCCGCTGTTGCTCGACCGGTTCAAGATCGATCCGGCCGTGGCTTCAGCGGTGTTCGTCACCACGGTCACCGATGTCGTCGGCTTCTTTGCCTTTCTCGGCCTCGCGACATGGTGGTTCGCCGTGCCTTGA